A stretch of the Arthrobacter sp. PAMC 25486 genome encodes the following:
- a CDS encoding LexA family transcriptional regulator, translated as MDLPVPKRPNEPTGFASPARDYFDGGIDLNRHLIRDRTSTFVMRVSGDSMAGTGIADGDEIIVDRALAPRDGSVVVVVVEGELLIRRLVKHDGVTSLTTQPAHAPSPASAEVLALTGEVSVWGVVTRCLHHV; from the coding sequence ATGGACCTGCCCGTCCCCAAGCGGCCCAACGAGCCCACCGGCTTTGCCTCGCCCGCCCGCGACTACTTTGACGGCGGGATCGACCTCAACCGCCACTTGATCCGCGATCGCACCAGCACCTTCGTCATGCGCGTCTCCGGCGATTCCATGGCCGGAACCGGCATTGCCGACGGCGACGAGATCATCGTGGACCGCGCACTAGCCCCTCGCGACGGTTCCGTGGTGGTTGTAGTGGTGGAGGGTGAGCTCCTGATCCGCCGTCTCGTGAAGCACGACGGCGTCACCTCCCTGACCACCCAGCCCGCCCATGCCCCGTCCCCGGCTTCGGCGGAGGTGCTTGCCTTGACCGGTGAGGTCTCGGTGTGGGGTGTTGTCACCCGGTGTCTGCACCACGTTTAG